GATCGCCGGCAGGGAAGCGACCACCGACCTGGGCACCTCTCGTTGCCCGCTTTCGCACAAGCCCTTCCCCGCCGCGGTCGCCCCGAAGTGGGCCGGCCCCGCCGGCGTCCGGTACTCAGGACCATGGCCGATCAGGCCAAAATTCCACCCACCAGGAAAAAGATTTGAAAATGGCTTTGGAAGATAAAATTTACCAGTTGGAGTTGAAGGTCCTCTACGAGATCAGCGGCATCATCGGCCAGATTCTGCAGCTGGACCAGGCCCTCGACTCGATCCTGGAGATCCTCTCCAAATCGCTTTCCATGGAGCGCGCCACCGTGACCCTGCGGGACATGCAGACCGGACTGCTGAAGATCTGCGCCTCCCACAGCCTCCGGCCGGAGGAAAAGAAACGGGGGATCTACCAGCCCAGCGAGGGCGTCACCGGGTTGATCTTTCGCACCGCCCAGCCCTTTTTCGTGCCGGACATCGGCAAGGAGCCTCTCTTTCTCAACAAAACCCAGTCCCGCGATGTTCGCAAGGACAGCATCGCCTTTATCGGGGTGCCCATCATCCTGCACGGCACCCCCATCGGGGTCTTCAGCGTGGACCGCCTCTTCGAGCCCGAGGTGTCCTTCCAGGAGGACATCCGCTTCCTGACCATCGTGGCGACCCTGATCGCCCAGTTCGTGCACCTCAACCGCCAGATCGAGAAGCGCGAAATGAAACTCAAGAGCGAAAACCGGTCCCTGCGGGCGGAAATTTCAGAGAAGTACAACCATTTCTTCGCCGTGGGGATCAGCCCCGCCATGCAGGCCCTCAACGAGCTGATCCGCAAAGTCGCCCCCAGCAAGGCCTCGGTCCTGCTGCTGGGGGAATCGGGCACCGGCAAAACCCTGACCGCGCGCATCCTGCACGAACTCAGCAGCCGCTCCCGGCGCCCCTTCGCCAAGGTCAACTGCGCGGCCCTGCCCGACAACCTGATCGAAGCGGAGCTTTTCGGCCATGAAAAAGGAGCCTTTACCGGGGCCTCGGAGGCCAAAAAGGGCCGCTTCGAAGAGGCCGACGGCGGCACCGTCTTCCTGGACGAAATCGGGGAGCTGCCCCCCAGCGTCCAGGCCAAACTGCTGCACTTTCTGCAGGAGCGTGAATTCGAGCGCCTGGGCAGCACCCGCACCCGGCGCGTGGACGTCCGGATCATCGCCGCCACCAACGCCGATCTGCCCACGGCGGTGGCCGAGGGCCGCTTTCGGCCGGACCTCTACCACCGCCTGAACGTTTTCCCGATCGCCATCCCCCCACTTCGCCAGCGCCTGGCGGACATTCCGCTGCTGGCCAACTACTTTCTTGAAAAAAGCGCCAAGGAGTATGGCAAAAGCCTCCAGTTCGCCCCCGCCAGCATGGCGGTGCTGACAGGCTACCACTGGCCCGGCAATGTCCGTGAGCTGGAAAATCTCACCGAGCGCCTGGCCATCCTGTCGGAAACCCCCCTGATCGCCCCCCAGGCCCTGCCGGCCTACCTCTTTCGCAAGTTCCGCGAAAGCGCCGCCAACGGCACCGGTGAGCCGGCCGTTTCGCGCATCGAGGAAATGGAGCGTGACGCCGTCCTGGAAGCCCTGGAAAAAAACGGCTGGATCCAGCAGAAGGCCGCCCGCGAAATCGGGCTCAGTCTTCGCCAGATGGGCTACCGGGTAAAGAAATTCGGATTGGCAAACCTGATCCGCGAAGGCCGCAGCCGCTCCAGCGGCCAGCCGACCCGCCAGCCTTAGCCGACTGCCCGTTCCCGCCCCGTCGCGCAACCCGCCCGCGACGGGGCGCGTTTTTTTCCTGCACCTCACCCACCCCACCCCCAGAGACCCCCTCAGACCAGCCCTCAACGCCATTTGCCAGCCGTCCCGAGAGCGCCTTCACGGCCCGGGAAAAAGGAGCCTAGACAAACCCGTCGCGGCCCCTCCGCGGGGCTCACCACACCCGTGGTCCTCACCCCAAGTCATCTACATTATTGTCGATCGCGCATCTACAGGATTGTAGCTGTTGATTTGTCCTCGCGTCCCATGCACGATTTCAGGCAAACCCAGGCCTTATTTTTTTCATTTAATTTCAAAAGTTTATACGAACTATGGGCCGCGACCGGGGCTGCTGGCACACCCGTTGCTCAAAAGAGCTTACAACACCGCGCGACACGCGCAATATCTCGAATCGGAAAGGAAAAAGTCCCATGAGAAAAATCGCGATCTACGGCAAGGGCGGTATCGGCAAATCCACCACTACCCAGAACACGGTGGCCGGGTTGGCGGAGATGGGCCTCAAGGTGATGGTCGTCGGCTGCGACCCCAAGGCGGACTCCACCCGGCTGCTGCTCCACGGCCTGGCACAACGGACCGTGCTGGACACCCTGCGCGACGAGGGTGAGGATGTCGAGCTGGAGGATGTCCGCAAGGAGGGCTTTGGCAAAACCCTGTGCACCGAGTCCGGCGGCCCCGAGCCCGGGGTCGGCTGCGCCGGTCGCGGGATCATCACCTCCATCAACCTGCTGGAGCAGCTGGGCGCCTATGCCGAAAGCGAAGCCCTGGACTACGTTTTCTACGACGTTCTGGGCGACGTCGTCTGCGGCGGGTTCGCCATGCCGATCCGCGAGGGCAAGGCCCAGGAGATCTACATCGTCGTATCCGGCGAAATGATGGCGATGTACGCCGCCAACAACATCTGCAAAGGCATCGTCAAATTCGCCGAGGCCGGCGGGGTCCGGCTGGGGGGCTTGATCTGCAACAGCCGCAAGGTGGACAACGAGCGCGAGATGATCGAAGCCCTGGCCGACCGGCTGGGCACCCAGATGATTCACTTCGTGCCCCGCGACAACATGGTCCAGCGGGCCGAGATCAACCGCAAGACAGTCATCGATTTCGATCCAGACCACCCCCAGGCCGAGGAGTACCGCAAGCTGGCGCGCAAGATCGCCGAGAACGAAATGAAGGTCATCCCCAAGCCGATGGCCATCGAGGAGCTGGAAAAACTCCTGATCGACTACGGCATCGCCGCCTGACCCGATCCCGGGCCCACACCTTACAACTCAAGGAGAGTTCACCGCCATGATTATGATCCGATCCATCGTTCGCCCCGAGAAAGTCGACAACGTGCTGGCCGCCCTGATGGAGGCCGGGTTTCCGGGGGTCACCAAAATGTCCGTGGTGGGCCGCGGCAAGCAGCGCGGCATCAAGATCGGGGAGGTCACCTACGACGAAATCCCCAAGGAGATGCTGCTGACCGTGGTCCAGGACAAGGACAAGGACTTCGCCGTGCGGACAATCATCAAGGCCGCGCGCACCGGTGAGAAGGGCGCCTACGGCGACGGCAAGATCTTTCTCCTGCCGGTGGAGGCGGCCTACACCATCAGCTCCGGCATCAAGGAGACGGCCGACGGCGTCACCGAGGAGGTGGCGATATGAAAGAGATCCTCGCAGTCGTGCGCATGAACATGATGAACCAGACCAAACGGGCCCTGGCGGAGGCCGGCATTACCTCGATGACCGCCCGCGAGGCCCTGGGCCGCGGCAGGGGCCTGGTGGACCTGCAGCTCCTCCAGGGGGCCGAGCGCGGCTATGAAGAGGCCATCTCGCAGTTGGGCCAGAGCAGCCGCCTGATTCCCAAGCGGGCGCTGCTGATCGTGGTGCCCGACAAACTGGTGGACCTTACGGCCAAAACCATCATCCGGGTCAACCGGACCGGCAAGTCGGGCGACGGCATGATCTTCGTCCTGCCGGCCTTAAACGCCGTCCGCGTGCGCACCGGCGAGGACGGCGACGATGTCCTCGATGACGTGTAACCCTGCCGCCCCCGCGGCTTTCAAGGAGACAGAGACCATGACGGAAACAGCTCGCAAGCCCGCACCTCCCATCCAAGGGCCCGACCCGGAAAAGGTCAAGGCCGACCTGCTCGCCAAATACCCGCCCAAGGTGGCCCGCAAACGGGCCAAGCAGATCATCATCAACCGGGTGGCGACGGGGGACGGGGTCCCCGAAATCACCGCCAACGTGCGCACCGTTCCCGGGCTGATGAGCCAGCGCGGCTGCTGCTACGCGGGCTGCAAGGGCGTGGTCCTCGGGCCCACCCGCGATATCGTCAACATCACCCACGGCCCCATCGGGTGCGGATTCTACAGCTGGCTCACCCGGCGCAACCAGACCGACCCGGAGACGACCCCCGACGGCCACAACTTCATGCCCTACTGCTTTTCCACCGACATGCAGGAAAAGGAGATCATCTTCGGCGGCGAGAAAAAGCTCAGGCAGGCCATCCAGGAGGCCTACGACAACTTCAAGCCCAAGGCCATCGCGGTCTTTGCCACCTGCCCGGTGGGCCTCATCGGCGACGACATCCATGCGGTCTGCCGCGAAATGAAGGACACCCTGGGAATCAACGTCTTCGGGTTCAGCTGCGAGGGCTATAAGGGGGTCAGCCAGTCGGCCGGCCACCACATCGCCAACAACCAGATTTTCAAGCACGTGGTGGGTCTCGACGACACGGTCGGCCCGGGCGAATTCCGGGTCAATCTCCTCGGCGAGTACAACATCGGCGGAGATGCTTTCGAAATCGAACGGATCTTCGAAAAGTGCGGCATCACCACGGTGGCCACCTTCAGCGGCAACTCCACCATCGACGCCTTTGCCAATTCCCACACGGCGGACCTGAACCTCATCATGTGCCACCGTTCCATCAACTACGTGGCCGAGATGATGGAAAAAAAATTCGGCGTGCCCTGGATCAAGATCAACTTCATCGGCGCCGAGGCCACCGCCAAGTCGCTGC
The Desulfobacteraceae bacterium DNA segment above includes these coding regions:
- a CDS encoding sigma 54-interacting transcriptional regulator; this translates as MALEDKIYQLELKVLYEISGIIGQILQLDQALDSILEILSKSLSMERATVTLRDMQTGLLKICASHSLRPEEKKRGIYQPSEGVTGLIFRTAQPFFVPDIGKEPLFLNKTQSRDVRKDSIAFIGVPIILHGTPIGVFSVDRLFEPEVSFQEDIRFLTIVATLIAQFVHLNRQIEKREMKLKSENRSLRAEISEKYNHFFAVGISPAMQALNELIRKVAPSKASVLLLGESGTGKTLTARILHELSSRSRRPFAKVNCAALPDNLIEAELFGHEKGAFTGASEAKKGRFEEADGGTVFLDEIGELPPSVQAKLLHFLQEREFERLGSTRTRRVDVRIIAATNADLPTAVAEGRFRPDLYHRLNVFPIAIPPLRQRLADIPLLANYFLEKSAKEYGKSLQFAPASMAVLTGYHWPGNVRELENLTERLAILSETPLIAPQALPAYLFRKFRESAANGTGEPAVSRIEEMERDAVLEALEKNGWIQQKAAREIGLSLRQMGYRVKKFGLANLIREGRSRSSGQPTRQP
- the nifH gene encoding nitrogenase iron protein: MRKIAIYGKGGIGKSTTTQNTVAGLAEMGLKVMVVGCDPKADSTRLLLHGLAQRTVLDTLRDEGEDVELEDVRKEGFGKTLCTESGGPEPGVGCAGRGIITSINLLEQLGAYAESEALDYVFYDVLGDVVCGGFAMPIREGKAQEIYIVVSGEMMAMYAANNICKGIVKFAEAGGVRLGGLICNSRKVDNEREMIEALADRLGTQMIHFVPRDNMVQRAEINRKTVIDFDPDHPQAEEYRKLARKIAENEMKVIPKPMAIEELEKLLIDYGIAA
- a CDS encoding P-II family nitrogen regulator encodes the protein MIMIRSIVRPEKVDNVLAALMEAGFPGVTKMSVVGRGKQRGIKIGEVTYDEIPKEMLLTVVQDKDKDFAVRTIIKAARTGEKGAYGDGKIFLLPVEAAYTISSGIKETADGVTEEVAI
- a CDS encoding P-II family nitrogen regulator; amino-acid sequence: MKEILAVVRMNMMNQTKRALAEAGITSMTAREALGRGRGLVDLQLLQGAERGYEEAISQLGQSSRLIPKRALLIVVPDKLVDLTAKTIIRVNRTGKSGDGMIFVLPALNAVRVRTGEDGDDVLDDV
- the nifD gene encoding nitrogenase molybdenum-iron protein alpha chain, producing the protein MTETARKPAPPIQGPDPEKVKADLLAKYPPKVARKRAKQIIINRVATGDGVPEITANVRTVPGLMSQRGCCYAGCKGVVLGPTRDIVNITHGPIGCGFYSWLTRRNQTDPETTPDGHNFMPYCFSTDMQEKEIIFGGEKKLRQAIQEAYDNFKPKAIAVFATCPVGLIGDDIHAVCREMKDTLGINVFGFSCEGYKGVSQSAGHHIANNQIFKHVVGLDDTVGPGEFRVNLLGEYNIGGDAFEIERIFEKCGITTVATFSGNSTIDAFANSHTADLNLIMCHRSINYVAEMMEKKFGVPWIKINFIGAEATAKSLRKIAAYFDDPALTERVEAVIADELPAVQAVRDEIRPRTEGKRAMLFVGGSRAHHYQELFRELGMRTLSAGYEFAHRDDYEGRKVLPSVKVDADSRNIEELDVCPDPDRYRPRKTPEELAALAARGLSFKDYEGMMPEMPEGSLVIDDISQFETDLMIEKYRPDIFCAGIKEKYTIQKHGIPMKQLHSYDYGGPYAGFKGAVNFYREIDRMVNSRVWGTLKAPWQTNPELAATYAWE